DNA sequence from the Chitinophaga flava genome:
CAGCTGTTTTTGCAAACCGGTAGCCGTTTTTTTAGGAGGATCCAGCAAACTCTGAGCATTCACAGTTAATGAAACACAACAGACACATAAAAGCGGGAAGATCACTTTTTTCATGCTGAATGGGGATTTAAAATGATAGAAATTGGATTGGACGTGCGACACTATAAATATACCAATAATTTCGATGCTTCCCCCTGACCGGAACGAACAAAAGTTTGTCCCAGATACACAAATCAGCCAACACAAACCGTCCTAATATTGTACCCGCAATCCGCAATCAACAATTGCCATTGTCTTATAACTGCACCATGTACGAAGAACGCATTAAAAGAACGGAATTACAACAGAAGATTATCAGCGCCGACCAGGCTGCCACCTTGTTCAAAGACCAGATGGTAGTGGCCTCCAGCGGATTCACCAAAGCCGGCGATAGCAAAGCAGTACTTAAAGCATTGGCAGCCTCAGCTCCTGCTAACCCTCTCAAAATAACACTGCTCACCGGGGCCTCTCTGGGCCATGATACAGATGGGGCTCTCGCTGAAGCGGGCATACTGCACAAACGCATGCCGTTTCAGGTAGATCCGGCACTCCGCAAAAAAATCAACAGCGGCGATGTACTTTTTGTAGACCAGCACCTCGGCGAAAGCGCCGAACTGATCAATGAAAAAATCATTCCCCGTGTAGATATCGCGGTCATTGAAGCACTGATGATTGAGGCAGATGGCAGCATCGTACCAACCACTTCCGTCGGCAACTCTGCTGCTTTTGCGGCCGCCGCCGACAAAATCATCGTAGAGATCAATATGTCCGTACCCCTCTCTGTATATGGAGTACACGACATCTTCTCTACTGGTGTATGGCCTCACAAACGTATCATTCCGATTACCGACGCAGGCTCCCGCATAGGCCAGCCCGCCATCCCGGTTGATCCGGAAAAAATCGTGGCCATCGTACTCACGGATACTACCGACAGCCCGGCATCCATCAATGAAAGAGATGAAAAAACCAGCGCCATCGCTGCTCATCTCCTGGAATTCTTTTCCCACGAAATCAAAAAAGGCAGATTACCTCATTCCCTGCGCCCTTTACAATCAGGCATCGGCAAAGTGGCCAACGCAGTTCTCGAAGGGTTTATTGACGGCGACTTCCATCACCTGACCATGTACTCTGAAGTGATACAGGACAGTGCCTTTAACCTGATAGATGCCGGCAAACTGGATTTTGCTTCCGCCTCTTCGATCACCGTTTCACAAGCCTGCTACAACCGGGTTTTCAGCAACTTCGAAAAGTACAAACCACATATCATCCTCCGTCCGCAGGATATCAGCAATGCGGCCGAAGTCATTCGCCGGCTGGGTATTATCAGCATCAACACAGCCATCGAATGTGATATCTATGGAAACGTCAACTCCACCCACATCGGCGGCACCGCCATGATGAACGGAATCGGCGGCTCCAACGACTTTGCCCGCAATGCTTACCTGAGCATATTTGTAACACAGTCATCATCAAAAGCCGGCGGTATTTCGCACATTGTTCCAATGGCTTCCCATATAGACAATACAGAACACGACGTAGACATTATAGTAACTGAAAACGGTCTGGCAGACTTAAGAGGACTTGCACCGCGCGAACGCGCCAGACTAATCATATCCAACTGCGCGCATGCCAGCTACAAAGACGAATTGAACAACTATTTTACCGAAGCCTGTAAGAGAGGAGGTCAAACACCTCACCTGCTACAGGAGGCACTTAGCTGGCATAGCCGCTTTAACGAAAACGGGACCATGCTTAAAACTGTTCATGTATAGTGTGTGTGATGAATGAAAAAAAGAACCGGCTCTTCACTGGGAGCCGGTTTCTTTTTAAAAACTATCTGAAGAAAAACTAACGTATCAGCAATACCGTTCCTTTTATCATCCGTGTGGTACCGTCCAGATACTCCACCATCGCGAAATAAACATAACTCCCCAGATCTGCCCGCTTACCATTCACAGTACCATCCCAACCATAACTGCGATCATTAGCCGGTGTATTCACTGTCTCAAAAACCTTGTTGCCAGAGCGGTTGAACACCGACAGATTCTTCACCTGACGGATATCCCAACTACCAATCACATAGAAATAATCATTCTGTCCGTCTCCATTGGGAGAAAATGCGTTAGGCATGCTGATACCGGCATTCACAAATGTTTGTATGTGCACAGTCGCAGTGTCCGTACAGTAATAATCGTTGGTGGCGGTCACCTGGTATTTCATAGATGAGGTAGCAGCAGCAAACGGATTAGGACAACTGGTACAGGAAAGCCCTGTCTGCGGTTCCCACAGATAGGAACTTGCAGGCCCGCCGGTGATGCTGGTGCGCAATCCCACACTGGCAGGACGTGGCAGCGATATCAGTTCAGGCGTGGCCGTTATAGTAAACGGCTCATAGTCCAGGTCACTCCGGTTGTTGGAATAATCCGTTTCGTTAAACACAGGCCCCTGACGATCATTCACTACGGCCACCACCGCTTTGGTACCCGGAGCACTCAACACATGGGTAAACTCCCGGCAGTCGCCAAATTTGGGCGCCGGCGTATAATAAACAGGCTGCAGTATCACAGACCGCTCATTACCGGGATCACCATTGTAAAAAGATACCGGTATCTTCTGAAATACAGTATCATAACCATTAGACATACATACTTTGAACTTCACCAGAATATGCCCATTGTCGAAACAGTGCGCAGACAACAGGTCTACCGTCATATCAGGTGGCACAAGATGTACGTACTCCTGCCCTTTCAGCACACAGCCATACTGATTGGTCAGCTGTACACCTATCTGGCTGCTGTCCAGCATAGTCACCGCAGGAGCGGCACAGGAAAGGCAACTAAGCGTATAGGCGTCACTGTTATCCCACAGAATGGTTGCAGGTGTGAAACCCGTTATGTTGTAATAGAAGTGAAACGGCGCCTTTCGATACACAGTAGTATCTTTCGGAAAGACGTTCAATACAGGCGGAACATAGTTCCAGGTAAAAGTATTGTTGGAATAATCTGCTTCATTCAAACCAGTGGCCGGCGGATATGCCTGCTGGTCTTTGTTTACCACCGCCACTACCTGGCCGGAGGGAGCATTCCGGATATACTGGCCATAGCGGCTGCAGCTGCCGGGAGAAGCCATGGGCGTTAGAAAACGGGTACCCAGCTGTACTGCCGCAGGATCTCCAGGAAGCCGGTCGTAAAAATCCACCTGGAGTGAAGCTGGTACATTACCGGTAGTATAGGCATTGCACAATGAGAAGTCCACATGCAGGCTGTCTCCCCGGGAACAGTCCACGCTGTTCAATTTCACGGTATAGTCATCCACCACCGGAATATGTACGGTAGCCAGCGTATCACTGTAACAGGCGTACTGCGAATATCCCCGCACTTTCACAGTTGTTACGGTATCCTGACGGTACGGTGCAGTAAAGGTAGTGTTGATGCAGTTGCTGCAGTTCAGATAGGAAGAAGTTTCCCAGGTGGCGGAGCTGATAGTACCACCGGTAGCGCTGGGTTTCAGTACCAGCTGCGCTTTCGGCAACACGGTATAATCTCCTGGTGCCAGAGATACATGAAACTTAAATCCTCGCTTGATGCTCACATTATTGTTATAATTACTCTCTTCCACACCGGTATTGGGCAGTGCCAGCGGAAAAGTACCGCCGTTATCGTTCATCACCGTTACCAGTGTATCTACATTGGCGCGGCCGGCCTGAACAATCGTGGTATATAATACAGAAACGCATTTACCTGGCAGATCTGCCGGCAACAAAAACGGGATTCCTAACAGATGTCCCTTTCCCAGCCGTGGATCATCATCATAAAAAGACACAGGTGTGTTTTTGGGAATAGTCTGGTATCCTTTGTTCTCAAAATACAGTTTTACACGCAGCTTATCCTGTTGGTAACACTCTACGGCAGACACATATACCACACCGTCAGCTGTAGGATCGTCCACTACAATGGTGACCGGGTTCGTATAGTCCTCACAGTGACCATCAGTAGCGTAAAGGCGTACTTTATAGTTGCCGGGTGTCTGGAAAATATAGTCCAGCTGTTCATCCGTACTCACCACCTGTTCCGCCATGCCTTTATCATTACTGATCAGCCATTTCCAGGAGGTAGCGTTGCGGGAGCGGTTGGTAAACACCACGTGGTCTGTTTGAATGCCTGCTTTGGAAGCGATCTTGCGTTTGTCGGGGTAGAAACGTGCAACCACGCCGCAACTGACAGGCATGGCGTCTGTGGTGGTAGCATGACAACCACTAACGCCATCGGTTACACGTAGTTCTATCAGATAGGTTTTCTGACTGGTGACCGTCAGCGATAAGGTGGTTCCGGTGCCGGTGGCTACCCCATCTACCAGCCACGCGCAGGTTTGACCCGCAGCGACGGTAGCCGTAAAGGTGACAGTCTGTCCTACTACAGGATAGGCAATGTCGCGGGTAAAAGCAGCGGTAACAGTGGAGGCACAGGGATCATTACAAACCATACTGGGCTGCATCAGCGACAGCGAGGTGGTAATAAAGTTCCGCATCCTGTCGGCCTGGCCCTGTGTAAAGCCCAGTATACAACCGGTGCCTTGACCATAATCCATAAAGTTATCCGGCAGGTCTGGCACATCGGTGGTAAAACCAGACAAGGTATCGGTGTCACAGGAATTTTGCGGAGCGCTGCAGGCATAACCGCCGGTGATGGTCTTCTCCGGAGGGGTGTCACAAACCATGTCTCCATCGGTGGTGCAGTCATCGTTTTTACAATCCCTGGCTGCAAAGGTATGCAGGAGGCTGAGGTAATGTCCCATTTCATGAGCCAGTACGTCCACTCCGAGGCCGGCCACCACAATATCTCCGCCGGCACTGGCATATCCGCCCATGGTAAGACGGCTCCAGCTGCCACAGTTGAATTCCTGCATATAGTCGGAACGAATGGAAGACACCACCCATATGTTGATATAACGGCTATGATCCCACGCTCCCATACCGGTAACATTTCCACCTTCCATGTCTACATCAAAATCATTCAGGTAGGAATAGGAACGGATGATGCCGGTGGTACGGCCGCCATCAGGGGCTGTTTTAGCAAGACAGAAACGGATTTTTGTATCAGTACGACCACCGGTAAAAGCGCCGGTAGCGCTGTAGGCTTCGTTAAGTGACTGGATCGCATTGGCCACGTCCAGGTCCGTATAGGCGCTCAGGTTTTCATTGAGTATATGCACTACCACCGGCAAGGTAATAATCGCCGCATCAACAGCCGGAGCACCAGGTACCCGAACATACCGCTGCTGCAGGATTGCCTGATTAATGGCCTGTTCCCTGGCCACAAACGAAGGGTTCTGGCGCCATTGCTGCAATAGTCTGTCTGTGCCGCAGGCACGTACGGATAATGGCATCCCTTCCTGGGCATAGGAACGTAGAGCCAGCAGGGTCAATATGACTGACCCAAAAATCAGTTTTCTCAATAACGGGGTGTTCATCTCGACAAGTATAGGACGCGCAAATATATATAATAATTATAATAAATAACATCAATCCCTTTTCTGATATCATTTCCAGGAGTTATCATTTTCATCTATGGGCGCATCAATATTATCGCTGGCTGTAAGATTCTTCAAACAAAACTGTTGTTCTACTTTTGTACCCGATTTTAAATTCCTGGACCCATTCAAAACCGACAGACTGTGACACAAGAATATACGAGAACCCGATATTTTTTTCTGATATTAATCTTAGGCACCCTGACTGCATTGGCGCCTTTTTCCATAGACATGTACCTGCCGGGCTTTCCGGCGATTGCCGCCGACTTTGGTGTTGAGCAAGCCAGGGTAGGCTTGTCGCTCTCCAGCTTTTTTATAGGCATCTCCGCAGGGCAGCTACTGTATGGCCCGCTGCTCGACCGATTTGGCCGGAAAACACCGTTGATACTGGGATTGCTGGTTTATATAGCCGCATCGCTGGGCTGCGTATATGCGGTCACGTTGAACAGCCTGGTGATCCTGAGATTTATACAGGCCATCGGAAGCTGTGCTGCCACTGTAGCTTCTGTAGCGATGGTACGTGACCTCTTTCCGGTGAAGGAAAATGCCAAAGTATTTGCCCTGCTGGTATTGGTATTAGGTGCATCCCCTATGCTGGCCCCTACCATAGGCAGTTATGTGACCGCCGCTTTCAACTGGCATACGATCTTCATTGTACTGGCAGCGATGGGGGTATTGATCCTGCTGGCCACCATCCTGTGGCTACCGGAGAGTTATCAGCCAGATACCTCCTTGTCACTCAAACCCGGGCCTATTACCCGTAGCTTCTGGACAGTAGCCACCACACCACAGTTTTACACCTACGCCTTTGCCGGAGCTACCGCTTTCTCCGGTCTGTTTGCTTACGTATCCGGCTCTCCGCAGATATTTATGGATGTTTACCACCTGGACGGTAAAACCTACGGCTGGATCTTTGCCGGCCTCTCTATTGGGTTTATCGGCTCCAGCCAGATCAACAGCCTGCTGCTGAAACGCTTTGAAAGCCAACAGATAGTACTGGTAGCACTGACGCTTCATGTAATAACGGGACTGATACTGGCCTTCTGCGCCTGGAACAACTGGCTGAGTCTTACCGGCCTTTTGGTGCTACTATTTGTGTATCTCTGTTGTATGGGATATGTCAATCCAAATACATCCGCCCTTTGCCTGGCTCCCTTCGGGAAAAATGCCGGCACCGCTTCCGCCCTGATGGGCGCACTGCAGATGGGCATAGGCGCACTGGCATCTACCTTTGTCAGCCTGTTTGATAGTCATTCAACCCTGCCCCTGGCCCTTACCATTGCCGGTTCTTCCGTGATGGCGCTGACAATATTGATGGCAGGCCGCAAACAAATCGGAACCGCTATGGCAGCACCCGACCAGGCAGGCGCCGTCCTGACGCATTAATCACGGGTATACGTAGGTGATGGGCGCCGTGCTGACGCATTAATCACATGACATACAAGGTGTTCATAAAGACACCATTCAACGCATTACTCCCGGGCCTCCGGAAACGGCCGGCCCGGGTTTCTTTTTTCAGATCTTGATCAGTTGCCCCCCAACCCCTACCAGCCTCAGGCATTGATAACACATCCTTTTTAAAAAAATTTCTCCGGATGAAAGAAAAGATATTATTTTATCAAAATATTTAAAAGCAGGAGAAATAGCATTCTTTTTTGTTTGAAAAAAAACCCGATTTTGATATAGTACTTTTCGATGTGATATGCTGTTTTAATAACAGATGAAAACTTTTTAATAGCATATGACATGCAAGAACGACCATAACTTGTACTGTGCCTATCCTGTTAAGAGAGGATTATGTATACCATTCTTTTTGTTTAATCGCATTATATGGAAGAACAAAATACCATTAAGCCCATTCCGGAACGCAAGATTCTTCTGATTGAAAGAGATGATCAATATTTTACACCTTTAGAACTCATTCCGGAAGATTACAGCGATACTGTTATCCGCTTTGCACGTCAGTATTTTAAACAGGATACTGAATGTGACATGTTCTGCCAGAACATTAAAGTAAGGGACTTCTCTATCTGGCACCATGAAATACTGGCCAAGAAAAACATTCTGCTCACCCCCTACTCCCCCCGGCATATACTGGCCCTCCATTTTAACCAGGCCGACGAAGTAGTGGCCAATATCCATGGAAGAGGTGATTTTAACATGATAGGCAGTCAGATCTGCCTGTTTAACCTACCGGAACAGATGCATACCGTACCTGTGGTTACCGGCAAACAAATCAGCAGTTTTCATATCAACATCATACCCGGTTGTATGGGTGCCCTTGTACGGGAATTTCCGGAACTGAAAGGACTGCTCTCTAAAAAAATAACCGACCAAAGCGAACCACTCAATCAGCGCGATTGTACCACCAATATTGCTATCCAGCTGCTGCTGACTA
Encoded proteins:
- a CDS encoding succinate CoA transferase, with translation MYEERIKRTELQQKIISADQAATLFKDQMVVASSGFTKAGDSKAVLKALAASAPANPLKITLLTGASLGHDTDGALAEAGILHKRMPFQVDPALRKKINSGDVLFVDQHLGESAELINEKIIPRVDIAVIEALMIEADGSIVPTTSVGNSAAFAAAADKIIVEINMSVPLSVYGVHDIFSTGVWPHKRIIPITDAGSRIGQPAIPVDPEKIVAIVLTDTTDSPASINERDEKTSAIAAHLLEFFSHEIKKGRLPHSLRPLQSGIGKVANAVLEGFIDGDFHHLTMYSEVIQDSAFNLIDAGKLDFASASSITVSQACYNRVFSNFEKYKPHIILRPQDISNAAEVIRRLGIISINTAIECDIYGNVNSTHIGGTAMMNGIGGSNDFARNAYLSIFVTQSSSKAGGISHIVPMASHIDNTEHDVDIIVTENGLADLRGLAPRERARLIISNCAHASYKDELNNYFTEACKRGGQTPHLLQEALSWHSRFNENGTMLKTVHV
- a CDS encoding T9SS type B sorting domain-containing protein, producing MNTPLLRKLIFGSVILTLLALRSYAQEGMPLSVRACGTDRLLQQWRQNPSFVAREQAINQAILQQRYVRVPGAPAVDAAIITLPVVVHILNENLSAYTDLDVANAIQSLNEAYSATGAFTGGRTDTKIRFCLAKTAPDGGRTTGIIRSYSYLNDFDVDMEGGNVTGMGAWDHSRYINIWVVSSIRSDYMQEFNCGSWSRLTMGGYASAGGDIVVAGLGVDVLAHEMGHYLSLLHTFAARDCKNDDCTTDGDMVCDTPPEKTITGGYACSAPQNSCDTDTLSGFTTDVPDLPDNFMDYGQGTGCILGFTQGQADRMRNFITTSLSLMQPSMVCNDPCASTVTAAFTRDIAYPVVGQTVTFTATVAAGQTCAWLVDGVATGTGTTLSLTVTSQKTYLIELRVTDGVSGCHATTTDAMPVSCGVVARFYPDKRKIASKAGIQTDHVVFTNRSRNATSWKWLISNDKGMAEQVVSTDEQLDYIFQTPGNYKVRLYATDGHCEDYTNPVTIVVDDPTADGVVYVSAVECYQQDKLRVKLYFENKGYQTIPKNTPVSFYDDDPRLGKGHLLGIPFLLPADLPGKCVSVLYTTIVQAGRANVDTLVTVMNDNGGTFPLALPNTGVEESNYNNNVSIKRGFKFHVSLAPGDYTVLPKAQLVLKPSATGGTISSATWETSSYLNCSNCINTTFTAPYRQDTVTTVKVRGYSQYACYSDTLATVHIPVVDDYTVKLNSVDCSRGDSLHVDFSLCNAYTTGNVPASLQVDFYDRLPGDPAAVQLGTRFLTPMASPGSCSRYGQYIRNAPSGQVVAVVNKDQQAYPPATGLNEADYSNNTFTWNYVPPVLNVFPKDTTVYRKAPFHFYYNITGFTPATILWDNSDAYTLSCLSCAAPAVTMLDSSQIGVQLTNQYGCVLKGQEYVHLVPPDMTVDLLSAHCFDNGHILVKFKVCMSNGYDTVFQKIPVSFYNGDPGNERSVILQPVYYTPAPKFGDCREFTHVLSAPGTKAVVAVVNDRQGPVFNETDYSNNRSDLDYEPFTITATPELISLPRPASVGLRTSITGGPASSYLWEPQTGLSCTSCPNPFAAATSSMKYQVTATNDYYCTDTATVHIQTFVNAGISMPNAFSPNGDGQNDYFYVIGSWDIRQVKNLSVFNRSGNKVFETVNTPANDRSYGWDGTVNGKRADLGSYVYFAMVEYLDGTTRMIKGTVLLIR
- a CDS encoding multidrug effflux MFS transporter; translated protein: MTQEYTRTRYFFLILILGTLTALAPFSIDMYLPGFPAIAADFGVEQARVGLSLSSFFIGISAGQLLYGPLLDRFGRKTPLILGLLVYIAASLGCVYAVTLNSLVILRFIQAIGSCAATVASVAMVRDLFPVKENAKVFALLVLVLGASPMLAPTIGSYVTAAFNWHTIFIVLAAMGVLILLATILWLPESYQPDTSLSLKPGPITRSFWTVATTPQFYTYAFAGATAFSGLFAYVSGSPQIFMDVYHLDGKTYGWIFAGLSIGFIGSSQINSLLLKRFESQQIVLVALTLHVITGLILAFCAWNNWLSLTGLLVLLFVYLCCMGYVNPNTSALCLAPFGKNAGTASALMGALQMGIGALASTFVSLFDSHSTLPLALTIAGSSVMALTILMAGRKQIGTAMAAPDQAGAVLTH